One Helianthus annuus cultivar XRQ/B chromosome 12, HanXRQr2.0-SUNRISE, whole genome shotgun sequence genomic region harbors:
- the LOC110896932 gene encoding uncharacterized protein LOC110896932: MDPQQPKQEDPKLEGLPVESSPYTQYKDLEDYKEKGYGTHGHQEVKPGRGAAASTDAPTATGGTSLPTQANKGSDPAAATTATDTVNKYGVS; the protein is encoded by the coding sequence ATGGACCCCCAACAGCCTAAGCAGGAAGACCCGAAACTAGAAGGTTTACCAGTGGAAAGCAGTCCGTACACGCAGTACAAAGACTTGGAAGACTACAAAGAGAAGGGGTACGGCACACACGGCCACCAGGAGGTGAAGCCCGGCCGTGGAGCAGCTGCCTCCACGGACGCCCCTACTGCTACTGGTGGCACGTCCTTGCCGACTCAAGCTAACAAGGGAAGTGATCCTGCCGCCGCTACTACGGCCACCGATACTGTGAACAAATACGGCGTGTCTTAG